Proteins co-encoded in one Metabacillus sp. KUDC1714 genomic window:
- a CDS encoding DUF3892 domain-containing protein — MVFLLIACIIALLGLLLLRKSGLNDESMGNAFSLFLLGLLLVLLYFGNFKWNLNVDDRGIFNTIVGIVCLFFIPGSIQSTVSLFTNNKDVMEKASGYGCFFIIMGGILFFIIGIGGAFFDLIFNPEPDCIVMENGQSNCTDVEGGPGDYNNPGIHEVEGHFRGGSYIEPYIRSNPDGDTSNNLNP; from the coding sequence ATGGTATTTCTGTTAATAGCATGTATTATTGCTCTTTTAGGTCTACTATTACTAAGAAAAAGTGGATTAAATGATGAAAGTATGGGTAATGCTTTTAGCTTGTTTTTGTTAGGCTTACTTTTAGTTCTTTTATACTTTGGTAACTTTAAATGGAATCTAAACGTTGATGATAGAGGTATCTTTAACACTATAGTTGGCATAGTCTGTCTTTTTTTTATTCCTGGATCAATCCAATCAACTGTAAGCCTCTTTACAAATAATAAAGATGTAATGGAGAAAGCTTCCGGATATGGATGTTTCTTTATCATAATGGGTGGAATTTTATTCTTTATTATTGGTATTGGAGGAGCATTTTTTGACTTAATATTCAACCCTGAGCCAGATTGCATAGTTATGGAAAATGGACAGAGTAATTGTACAGATGTAGAAGGGGGACCGGGAGATTACAATAATCCTGGTATACATGAAGTTGAAGGACACTTTCGTGGTGGTTCTTATATAGAACCCTACATTAGAAGTAATCCAGATGGTGACACTTCAAATAATTTAAATCCGTAA
- a CDS encoding HNH endonuclease — translation MLKSCVYCGDIHDRKYVCDKKPNKQKVISKADKFRWTKAWQNKRKYIRDRDRHMCQVCLRELYNTQQRYNYTNIQVHHVVPLVEDFSKRLDDSNLISVCTYHHSMAERGEISREELFNIK, via the coding sequence ATGCTTAAATCATGTGTCTATTGTGGTGATATTCACGATAGGAAGTATGTATGTGATAAGAAGCCTAACAAGCAGAAGGTAATATCAAAGGCCGATAAGTTTAGGTGGACTAAAGCATGGCAGAACAAACGTAAGTACATAAGAGATAGGGATAGACACATGTGTCAGGTATGCTTAAGGGAACTGTATAACACACAGCAGAGGTACAACTATACTAACATACAAGTACATCACGTCGTACCTCTTGTTGAGGACTTTAGTAAACGATTAGATGACAGCAACCTTATATCAGTGTGTACATACCATCACTCAATGGCAGAACGTGGAGAGATAAGTAGGGAAGAATTATTTAATATTAAGTAA
- a CDS encoding site-specific integrase, producing MLYCDSKNLSRKTLSSYEQTLKLFLIYLEKEIKITDINKVKSGQYSTVC from the coding sequence ATGCTTTACTGTGATTCAAAGAATTTATCAAGAAAAACATTATCTAGTTATGAACAGACTTTAAAACTTTTCCTAATTTATTTGGAAAAGGAAATTAAAATCACTGATATTAACAAAGTTAAGTCTGGTCAATATTCGACAGTATGTTAA
- the spo0A gene encoding sporulation transcription factor Spo0A: MKKIKVCIVDDNRELVGLLEEYLSSQDDIEVLGVAYNGQECIDMLKDKEPDVLVLDIIMPHLDGLGVLEKLRQMDRPQPNVIMLTAFGQEDVTKKAVDLGAAYFILKPFDMEGLASHIRQVSGNAAPLIKRASSSIRSSNESHGKGKNLDASITSIIHEIGVPAHIKGYLYLREAISMVYNDIELLGSITKVLYPDIAKKYNTTASRVERAIRHAIEVAWSRGNIESISSLFGYTVSMTKAKPTNSEFIAMVADKLRLEHKAS; this comes from the coding sequence GTGAAAAAAATTAAAGTTTGTATAGTTGATGATAACCGTGAACTTGTAGGTTTATTAGAGGAATACCTTTCAAGTCAAGATGATATTGAGGTTCTTGGTGTAGCGTATAATGGCCAAGAATGTATAGATATGTTAAAAGATAAGGAACCTGATGTTTTAGTATTAGATATAATTATGCCACATTTAGACGGCTTAGGCGTATTAGAAAAGTTAAGACAAATGGATCGTCCACAGCCAAATGTCATCATGCTGACAGCTTTTGGACAAGAGGACGTTACGAAAAAAGCTGTGGATCTGGGTGCTGCATACTTTATTTTAAAACCATTCGATATGGAAGGGTTAGCCAGTCATATCCGCCAAGTCAGTGGAAACGCTGCACCACTTATTAAACGAGCTAGTTCTTCAATTAGATCATCCAATGAATCTCATGGTAAGGGTAAAAACCTTGATGCAAGCATCACAAGTATTATCCATGAAATTGGCGTACCAGCACATATTAAAGGATATCTATATTTACGTGAAGCAATCTCTATGGTTTACAACGATATCGAATTATTAGGCTCAATAACAAAGGTGTTATATCCAGATATCGCGAAAAAATACAACACAACTGCTTCACGTGTTGAAAGGGCTATTCGTCATGCAATTGAAGTGGCATGGAGCCGTGGAAACATTGAATCGATTTCCTCTTTATTCGGGTATACGGTAAGCATGACAAAAGCTAAACCGACGAATTCAGAGTTTATCGCAATGGTCGCTGATAAGTTGCGTTTAGAGCATAAAGCTAGCTAA
- the spoIVB gene encoding SpoIVB peptidase — protein MSLGFVKEVKEYVKLPNNMSVFESQHVSVQSSIPVNATQDAEEAFTVQKNSDGKTLDVHGKKAGEGAVVFDLAGFPVKKIGVNVLPDFKVIPGGQSIGVKLNTLGVLVVGHHQINTPEGKKSPGEIAGVQVGDIITNINGTKIEQMSDVTPFIQNAGKTGEPLDLVLTREETEVKTKLYPLKDENDRSFRIGLYIRDSAAGIGTMTFYDPKSKKYGALGHVISDMDTKKPIVVEDGQIVRSTVTSIEKGSNGNPGEKLARFSGDREVIGNITRNSPFGIFGELNQDISNGVNDEALPIALSNEVKEGPAKILTVVNNDKVEEFEVEVVSSVPQKFPATKGMVIKITDEKLLDKTGGIVQGMSGSPIIQNGKVIGAVTHVFVNDPTSGYGVHIEWMLNEAGIDIYSKQKQKVS, from the coding sequence ATGAGTTTAGGATTTGTAAAAGAAGTGAAGGAATACGTGAAACTACCTAATAATATGTCGGTATTTGAGTCACAACATGTGAGCGTGCAAAGTTCGATTCCTGTAAATGCTACTCAAGACGCAGAAGAAGCATTTACAGTTCAAAAAAATAGTGATGGTAAGACACTTGATGTACATGGGAAAAAAGCGGGTGAAGGAGCAGTTGTTTTTGACCTAGCTGGCTTTCCAGTAAAAAAGATTGGTGTGAACGTCCTTCCTGATTTTAAGGTGATCCCTGGAGGACAATCGATTGGTGTAAAACTGAATACTCTTGGTGTATTGGTGGTTGGACATCACCAAATAAATACACCTGAAGGTAAAAAATCACCAGGAGAAATTGCTGGTGTACAGGTCGGAGATATCATTACAAACATCAATGGAACGAAAATTGAACAAATGAGTGATGTAACCCCTTTTATCCAAAATGCAGGAAAAACCGGTGAACCTCTTGATTTAGTTCTTACAAGAGAAGAAACAGAAGTAAAAACAAAGCTATATCCATTAAAGGATGAAAATGATCGATCATTTCGAATTGGCTTGTATATTCGTGATTCTGCTGCAGGAATTGGAACGATGACTTTTTATGATCCAAAGTCAAAAAAATATGGTGCATTGGGACATGTTATATCTGACATGGATACTAAAAAACCAATTGTTGTAGAAGATGGACAAATTGTCCGATCGACAGTCACTTCCATTGAAAAAGGAAGTAACGGAAATCCAGGAGAAAAACTTGCACGATTCTCAGGAGACCGTGAAGTAATCGGAAACATTACCCGAAACAGCCCGTTTGGGATTTTCGGAGAGCTTAATCAAGATATTAGCAATGGTGTAAATGATGAAGCATTGCCAATTGCACTTTCGAATGAAGTAAAAGAAGGTCCGGCAAAAATTCTAACTGTTGTTAACAATGATAAAGTTGAAGAGTTTGAAGTAGAGGTTGTTAGCTCAGTACCACAAAAATTCCCGGCTACCAAAGGGATGGTCATCAAAATTACTGATGAAAAACTATTAGATAAAACGGGTGGGATCGTTCAAGGTATGAGTGGTAGCCCAATTATCCAAAATGGAAAAGTAATCGGTGCAGTAACACATGTTTTTGTAAATGATCCAACAAGTGGGTACGGTGTTCACATTGAATGGATGTTAAATGAAGCAGGCATTGACATTTATTCAAAACAAAAACAGAAAGTAAGTTAA
- the recN gene encoding DNA repair protein RecN translates to MLAELSIKNFAIIESLTVSFEKGLTVLTGETGAGKSIIIDAIHLLAGARGSSEFVRYGEKRAELEGLFLLDDEKHPVYTKCDEFGIDVSDGMIVLRRDLSSSGKSICRINGKLVTIAILREIGQYLVDIHGQHDNQELMNEENHLTLLDQYGGKKVKQALGEYVEIYKSFDLLRKKITQLSENEQEMAHRLDLLQFQLEEIESANLQPKEDELLQEEKTQISNYEKIYESLQNSYNSLHGEHKGLDWVGHAMSNLEDVGSINSTLKELSETISNAYYLLEDLSYQVRNELEALEFDPERLNFVESRLNEINHLKRKYGQSVEEILTYSAKIEDEIDTIKNRDSHLHKLQKELDSVLQDLTIEANNVTSIRKNFAKVLIDEIHRELKELYMEKTTFDVNFAKKRTSTNDLKYSPAGIDEVEFYLSTNPGEPLKQLSKTASGGELSRIMLAMKSIFSQHQGITSIIFDEVDTGVSGRVAQAIAEKIYRVSNGSQVLCITHLPQVAAMADTHLYIAKETNTGRTKTSVKPLAEEEKIKEIGRMIAGVEVTELSKEHAKELLALAHTSKG, encoded by the coding sequence TTGTTAGCGGAATTATCTATAAAAAACTTTGCCATAATTGAGTCGTTAACTGTTTCTTTTGAAAAAGGACTAACAGTGTTAACAGGAGAAACTGGTGCAGGTAAATCAATCATTATTGACGCAATTCATTTACTAGCTGGGGCTAGAGGATCTTCTGAATTTGTTCGCTACGGAGAGAAACGAGCAGAGCTTGAAGGGTTGTTCCTTTTAGATGATGAAAAACACCCTGTCTACACGAAATGTGACGAATTTGGCATTGATGTGAGCGACGGCATGATTGTTTTAAGACGGGATTTATCATCTTCAGGCAAAAGCATATGTCGGATTAATGGAAAGCTTGTTACTATTGCAATCTTAAGGGAGATAGGACAGTATCTTGTTGATATTCATGGACAGCATGACAATCAGGAGCTTATGAATGAAGAGAATCATTTAACACTGCTTGACCAATATGGTGGAAAAAAAGTAAAGCAAGCACTTGGAGAATATGTTGAAATTTATAAAAGCTTCGACTTGCTCCGGAAAAAAATCACCCAACTTTCGGAAAATGAGCAAGAGATGGCACATCGACTTGACCTCCTTCAATTTCAGTTAGAGGAAATAGAAAGTGCAAATTTACAACCAAAGGAAGATGAACTTCTACAGGAAGAAAAAACTCAGATTTCTAACTATGAAAAAATTTATGAATCATTGCAAAATAGCTACAATTCACTACATGGTGAGCACAAAGGACTAGATTGGGTCGGACATGCAATGAGTAATCTAGAAGATGTTGGTTCGATAAATTCTACCTTGAAGGAGCTCTCTGAAACAATTTCAAATGCATATTATCTACTTGAGGATCTTTCATATCAAGTTCGGAATGAATTAGAAGCACTTGAGTTTGATCCAGAGCGCTTAAATTTTGTAGAAAGTCGCTTAAATGAAATAAATCATTTAAAACGAAAATATGGGCAATCCGTTGAGGAAATATTAACTTATTCTGCTAAAATTGAAGACGAAATTGATACGATCAAAAATCGTGACAGTCATTTACATAAGCTACAAAAGGAGCTTGATTCTGTCCTTCAAGATCTAACGATTGAAGCAAATAATGTGACGAGCATTCGTAAAAATTTTGCAAAAGTGTTGATTGATGAAATACATCGTGAGTTAAAAGAGCTTTATATGGAAAAAACAACCTTTGATGTAAACTTTGCTAAAAAAAGAACTTCAACAAATGATCTGAAATATTCTCCTGCAGGTATTGATGAAGTGGAATTCTATTTGTCAACCAATCCTGGTGAACCATTAAAGCAGCTTAGTAAAACCGCTTCTGGTGGTGAGCTTTCAAGGATAATGCTTGCAATGAAAAGCATATTCTCGCAGCACCAAGGAATTACCTCAATTATTTTTGATGAGGTTGATACAGGTGTTAGTGGACGTGTCGCACAAGCGATCGCCGAAAAAATCTACCGTGTTTCAAACGGATCTCAGGTTTTATGTATAACACACTTACCACAAGTTGCGGCAATGGCTGACACTCATTTATATATAGCAAAAGAAACGAATACAGGCCGGACAAAAACAAGTGTTAAGCCGCTTGCTGAAGAGGAAAAAATTAAAGAAATAGGTCGCATGATAGCTGGTGTTGAAGTTACTGAGCTATCAAAGGAACATGCAAAAGAACTCCTAGCACTTGCACATACATCAAAAGGTTAA
- the ahrC gene encoding transcriptional regulator AhrC/ArgR, with translation MNKGQRHIKIREIISNNDIETQDELVDLLKGMGFNVTQATVSRDIKELHLVKVPMMDGRYKYSLPADQRFNPLQKLKRALMDAFVKIDSAGHMLVMKTLPGNANAIGALIDNLDWDEVLGTICGDDTILIICRTSQDTDSISERFLDML, from the coding sequence ATGAATAAAGGACAGAGACATATAAAAATTCGTGAAATAATATCAAACAATGATATTGAAACACAAGATGAATTAGTTGATTTATTAAAAGGAATGGGCTTTAATGTAACACAAGCAACAGTATCCCGTGATATTAAAGAGCTTCATTTAGTAAAAGTTCCAATGATGGATGGACGCTATAAATACAGCTTGCCTGCCGATCAGCGCTTTAATCCATTACAAAAGTTAAAACGTGCTTTAATGGATGCCTTTGTTAAAATTGACTCAGCTGGCCATATGCTTGTTATGAAGACTCTACCTGGAAACGCAAATGCAATTGGTGCTCTAATTGATAATCTTGATTGGGATGAGGTTTTAGGTACGATATGTGGAGATGATACGATTTTAATCATATGTAGAACTTCACAAGATACTGATTCAATATCAGAACGATTTTTGGACATGCTTTAA
- a CDS encoding TlyA family RNA methyltransferase — protein sequence MSSKKERLDILLVENGLFETREKAKRAIMAGIVYGNEERLEKPGEKVSRDLVLTIKGNTLPYVSRGGLKLEKAMKDFDLHVRDKIMIDIGSSTGGFTDCALQNGAKLSYAVDVGYNQLAWKLRQDERVVVMERTNFRYSTAADFEKGLPEFASIDVSFISLKLILPVLKTILVSHSDIVALVKPQFEAGRELVGKKGIVRDPNVHELVLNDMVSFALKEGYDIYNLSYSPITGGDGNIEFLLHLRFEGLQEEGTNHFGIPASDVVEEAHAKLKENKLKEKQEN from the coding sequence ATGAGCAGTAAAAAGGAAAGACTAGATATTTTATTGGTTGAAAACGGTTTGTTTGAAACAAGGGAAAAAGCGAAGCGTGCGATTATGGCAGGAATTGTATACGGAAATGAAGAACGTTTAGAGAAGCCAGGAGAAAAGGTTTCCCGTGACCTTGTACTAACGATAAAGGGGAATACTCTTCCTTACGTAAGTCGTGGAGGCTTAAAGCTTGAAAAAGCAATGAAAGATTTTGATCTACATGTACGAGATAAAATCATGATTGATATTGGTTCTTCTACAGGTGGTTTTACAGATTGTGCTCTCCAAAATGGTGCTAAGCTCTCATATGCGGTAGATGTAGGCTACAATCAATTAGCATGGAAGCTACGTCAAGATGAGCGTGTAGTCGTTATGGAGCGGACAAACTTCCGCTATTCTACAGCTGCTGATTTTGAAAAAGGGTTACCAGAATTTGCATCGATTGATGTGTCCTTTATTTCGTTAAAGCTTATTTTACCTGTATTAAAAACAATTTTAGTTTCACATAGCGATATTGTGGCTTTAGTAAAGCCGCAATTTGAAGCAGGAAGAGAGCTAGTTGGAAAAAAAGGAATTGTTCGCGATCCAAATGTTCATGAGCTTGTTCTAAATGACATGGTCAGCTTTGCCCTAAAAGAGGGGTATGATATTTATAACTTATCATACTCACCGATCACAGGTGGAGATGGAAACATCGAGTTCCTTTTACATCTTCGCTTCGAAGGATTGCAAGAGGAAGGAACAAATCATTTTGGTATTCCTGCTAGTGATGTTGTTGAAGAAGCACATGCAAAACTAAAAGAGAATAAACTCAAAGAAAAGCAGGAAAATTAG
- the dxs gene encoding 1-deoxy-D-xylulose-5-phosphate synthase, translating to MDLLSIKDPSFLKKLSNNDLEKLSAEIRQFLIEKLSETGGHIGPNLGVVELTVALHKVFDSPKDKFIWDVGHQSYVHKILTGRANEFDTLRQYKGLCGFPKRNESEHDVWETGHSSTSLSAAMGMVIARDLKKTNEHIIPIIGDGALTGGMALEALNHIGHEQKDIIVVLNDNEMSIAPNVGALHNVLGRLRTAGKYQWVKDELEYLLKKIPAVGGKLASTAERVKDSLKYMLVSGVFFEELGFTYLGPIDGHNYEDLFENLQYAKKTSGPVLLHVITKKGKGYKPAETDTIGTWHGTGPYKIETGDFLKPKVVGPAWSKLVSDTVLKLAREDERIVAVTPAMPVGSKLEAFAQEFPDRMFDVGIAEQHATTMAAGLATQNMKPFLAIYSTFLQRAYDQVVHDICRQNLNVFIGIDRSGLVGADGETHQGVFDIAFLRHLPNMVLMMAKDENEGQHLVNTALKYNDGPIALRYARGNGIGVKMDEELKEIPIGSWEVLREGRDAVILTFGTTIEMAVEAAETLAKQGKSIRVVNARFIKPLDEYMLHDIFAEHIPVLTIEEAVLQGGFGSAVLEFAQENNYYESKISRIGIPDQFIEHGSVSKLLEEIGMTTEDVIIQLKAMMPEKEKKVLRS from the coding sequence TTGGATCTTCTATCCATTAAAGACCCAAGCTTTTTAAAAAAGCTATCGAATAACGACCTTGAAAAACTTAGTGCGGAAATTAGGCAATTTTTAATTGAAAAGCTATCAGAAACTGGTGGACATATTGGTCCAAACTTAGGTGTTGTTGAGCTAACAGTTGCCCTTCACAAAGTTTTTGACAGTCCTAAAGATAAATTTATTTGGGATGTAGGACATCAATCCTATGTTCATAAAATATTAACTGGAAGAGCGAATGAATTTGATACTTTGCGTCAATACAAAGGCCTATGTGGTTTTCCGAAACGCAATGAAAGTGAACATGATGTGTGGGAGACAGGTCATAGTTCAACATCATTATCCGCCGCAATGGGTATGGTCATTGCAAGAGATTTAAAGAAAACAAATGAACATATAATTCCCATAATCGGTGATGGAGCACTAACTGGTGGCATGGCTCTTGAGGCCTTAAATCATATCGGGCATGAGCAAAAGGATATTATCGTTGTTCTAAATGACAATGAAATGTCGATTGCCCCTAACGTTGGTGCGCTTCACAATGTTCTTGGCCGACTAAGAACAGCCGGAAAATATCAGTGGGTTAAAGATGAGCTTGAGTATTTATTGAAGAAAATTCCAGCTGTAGGCGGGAAACTTGCGTCAACAGCTGAACGAGTGAAAGATAGTTTAAAATATATGCTAGTCTCAGGTGTGTTTTTTGAAGAATTAGGTTTTACTTATTTAGGACCAATTGACGGACATAATTATGAAGATTTATTTGAAAATCTTCAATATGCTAAAAAAACCTCAGGACCAGTTCTTCTTCATGTGATCACGAAGAAAGGAAAAGGGTATAAACCGGCAGAAACAGATACAATTGGTACATGGCATGGCACTGGACCTTACAAAATTGAGACTGGTGATTTCTTAAAACCAAAAGTTGTTGGACCAGCTTGGAGTAAGCTTGTAAGTGATACAGTACTTAAGCTTGCTCGTGAGGATGAGCGAATTGTCGCTGTGACACCAGCAATGCCGGTTGGATCTAAGTTAGAAGCTTTTGCGCAAGAGTTCCCGGACCGAATGTTTGACGTTGGAATTGCTGAACAGCATGCTACCACAATGGCAGCTGGACTTGCTACCCAAAACATGAAGCCGTTTTTAGCAATCTATTCAACATTTTTACAACGAGCATATGATCAAGTTGTTCATGATATTTGCCGTCAAAATTTAAACGTATTTATTGGAATTGACAGATCTGGACTAGTTGGTGCCGATGGAGAAACCCATCAAGGCGTTTTTGATATTGCATTTTTACGACATTTGCCAAACATGGTACTTATGATGGCAAAAGATGAAAATGAAGGCCAACATCTTGTTAATACAGCTTTGAAATATAATGATGGACCTATCGCGCTACGCTATGCACGTGGAAATGGAATCGGTGTGAAAATGGATGAAGAGCTTAAAGAAATCCCGATTGGATCGTGGGAAGTTCTTAGAGAAGGTAGAGATGCTGTTATTCTTACCTTTGGCACGACAATTGAAATGGCAGTTGAGGCAGCTGAAACCTTAGCGAAACAAGGTAAATCGATTCGTGTGGTTAATGCACGTTTTATCAAACCTTTAGATGAATACATGCTTCATGATATCTTTGCTGAACATATTCCTGTATTAACCATAGAAGAAGCTGTTTTACAAGGTGGATTTGGAAGTGCTGTTCTAGAGTTTGCCCAAGAAAATAACTATTACGAATCAAAGATTTCCCGTATAGGTATACCAGATCAGTTTATAGAACATGGTAGTGTTTCTAAATTACTCGAAGAGATCGGTATGACAACAGAAGATGTTATTATCCAACTTAAAGCAATGATGCCTGAAAAAGAGAAAAAGGTACTTAGATCATGA
- a CDS encoding polyprenyl synthetase family protein, with the protein MTIQLNDFLVSRKQIIEKAMPEYIEKLQAPKTLKDAMQYSLEAGGKRLRPILVLALLHTYKQTEKLGIATACAVEMIHTYSLIHDDLPCMDDDDLRRGKPTNHKVFGEAMAVLAGDGLLTQSFSLIVNDPYPSSENKLRVVSELVKAAGAEGMVGGQVADMEGEAKNLTLEELQYIHENKTAKLLGFSIISGAILARAPEEDIEKLRQYAYHLGIAFQIRDDILDIEGNEDVIGKPVGSDTTNEKTTYPSILTMQGAKEKLNDHIDHAKTILNSLSVYSNLLVQMCDLIANRDH; encoded by the coding sequence GTGACCATACAGCTTAACGACTTTTTAGTTTCACGTAAACAAATCATTGAAAAAGCAATGCCTGAGTATATTGAAAAGCTTCAAGCACCAAAAACATTAAAAGACGCAATGCAATATTCATTAGAAGCAGGCGGGAAACGCTTGCGTCCAATTCTTGTTTTAGCATTGCTTCATACATACAAACAAACTGAAAAATTAGGTATAGCTACAGCTTGTGCGGTTGAAATGATTCACACCTATTCACTTATTCATGATGACCTTCCGTGCATGGATGATGATGACTTAAGACGTGGAAAGCCGACAAACCATAAAGTTTTTGGCGAAGCAATGGCCGTTTTAGCAGGTGATGGACTTTTAACACAAAGCTTTTCTCTAATTGTAAATGATCCTTATCCTTCATCGGAAAACAAGCTTCGCGTTGTTTCAGAACTAGTAAAAGCAGCTGGAGCAGAAGGCATGGTTGGTGGACAGGTTGCTGATATGGAAGGGGAAGCAAAAAATTTAACCCTTGAAGAACTTCAGTACATCCATGAAAACAAGACAGCTAAACTCCTCGGATTTAGCATCATTTCAGGTGCGATTTTGGCGAGAGCCCCTGAAGAGGATATCGAAAAACTACGTCAGTATGCTTATCATCTTGGTATTGCATTTCAAATTCGTGACGATATTTTAGATATTGAAGGGAACGAAGACGTTATTGGGAAGCCTGTGGGATCTGATACGACGAATGAGAAGACAACATATCCCTCCATTCTAACGATGCAAGGTGCAAAAGAAAAACTTAATGATCACATTGACCACGCAAAGACGATTTTAAATAGTTTATCTGTTTATTCAAATTTACTTGTACAAATGTGTGATTTAATAGCAAATAGGGATCATTAA
- a CDS encoding exodeoxyribonuclease VII small subunit: protein MSKEEQKAKEVSFEHAMQQLEEIVGKLEEGDVPLEKAIEYFQKGMELSKLCHDKLQHVEKQMDFILREDGELKPFELQEEEKA from the coding sequence ATGAGTAAGGAAGAGCAAAAAGCTAAGGAAGTATCCTTTGAACATGCCATGCAACAGTTAGAGGAAATCGTTGGGAAGCTTGAGGAAGGAGATGTACCACTTGAAAAGGCCATTGAATACTTTCAAAAGGGTATGGAACTTTCAAAGCTTTGTCATGATAAGCTACAGCATGTAGAAAAACAAATGGATTTTATTTTACGTGAAGATGGGGAATTAAAGCCATTTGAGCTGCAGGAGGAAGAAAAAGCGTGA
- the xseA gene encoding exodeoxyribonuclease VII large subunit, protein MSEIKYVTVTALTKYIKRKFDVDPHLTDIWIKGEISNFNLHSRGHMYFTLKDEKARIQAVMFAGANKSLKFKPENGMKVLIRGEISVYEQSGGYQVYVKEMQPDGIGSLYLAYEELKKTLQKEGLFDPVHKKPIPKYPDQVGVITSPTGAAIRDILTTINRRYPLAKVILIPALVQGVQAGASVAKAIKQANQLNTLDVLIVGRGGGSIEELWAFNEEIVAREIFASQIPIISAVGHETDYTIADFVADLRAPTPTGAAELAVPHFSELMDRLLERKNRLKRTMREKITSNKDRLNHYQTSYAFKYPKQLYLQKEQQLDLIVERLNKEGQRAIIHKKDSFTHVKNRLANVHPKGQVKRSMEAYQLLFKKLNREMSSVLTYKHSQFNETIAKLNALSPLRVMDRGYSLVYHEKELVKSINQIEAGQMVKVQLKDGQLDCKVQGIEERSVHE, encoded by the coding sequence ATGAGTGAAATAAAATATGTAACAGTTACAGCCTTAACGAAATACATAAAACGTAAATTTGATGTTGATCCTCATTTAACCGATATTTGGATAAAGGGTGAGATCTCAAATTTCAATTTACATAGTCGTGGTCATATGTATTTTACATTGAAGGATGAAAAGGCAAGAATTCAAGCCGTCATGTTCGCCGGTGCCAATAAATCCCTAAAGTTTAAACCGGAAAATGGTATGAAGGTTCTTATCCGTGGCGAAATCTCGGTTTATGAACAAAGTGGTGGCTATCAGGTTTATGTGAAGGAAATGCAGCCAGATGGTATCGGTAGTCTGTATTTAGCTTACGAGGAGCTGAAAAAAACTCTGCAAAAAGAAGGTCTTTTTGATCCAGTTCACAAAAAGCCAATACCAAAATATCCGGATCAAGTTGGGGTCATAACTTCACCTACAGGTGCTGCGATTCGTGATATTTTAACAACGATCAATCGTCGTTACCCACTTGCAAAGGTTATTTTAATACCAGCTCTTGTACAAGGAGTTCAGGCAGGTGCTTCTGTAGCGAAAGCAATAAAACAAGCGAATCAGCTAAATACATTAGATGTTTTAATTGTTGGTCGAGGTGGAGGCTCAATTGAAGAACTATGGGCGTTTAATGAAGAAATCGTAGCAAGAGAAATTTTCGCATCACAAATACCAATTATCTCTGCTGTAGGACATGAAACAGATTATACAATTGCTGATTTTGTAGCCGATTTACGAGCTCCTACACCAACAGGTGCTGCCGAACTAGCTGTACCTCATTTTTCCGAATTAATGGATCGCTTATTAGAACGTAAAAATAGGCTTAAAAGAACCATGCGGGAGAAAATAACCTCAAATAAAGACCGGTTAAACCATTATCAAACATCCTATGCCTTTAAATATCCAAAACAGCTTTATTTACAAAAGGAGCAACAATTAGATTTAATTGTTGAACGCCTTAATAAAGAAGGACAACGGGCCATCATTCATAAAAAAGACTCCTTCACACATGTGAAAAATCGACTAGCAAATGTACATCCAAAGGGTCAAGTGAAACGCTCAATGGAAGCGTATCAATTATTGTTTAAAAAGCTTAATCGAGAAATGAGTTCTGTACTAACCTATAAACATTCGCAATTTAATGAAACAATTGCTAAACTAAATGCATTAAGTCCGCTAAGAGTTATGGACAGGGGCTATAGCCTTGTTTATCATGAAAAAGAACTTGTTAAAAGTATTAATCAAATTGAGGCAGGACAGATGGTAAAAGTACAACTTAAAGATGGACAACTAGACTGTAAAGTACAGGGAATAGAGGAGAGATCCGTTCATGAGTAA